DNA from Debaryomyces hansenii CBS767 chromosome A complete sequence:
CGAAGCTTTTTCATCATCGAAAATTGTGATTAATTTGGAACTCTTCTTCtataattgttgataattatgGGACATTATATAACATTAGCTACCTGTAACCTAAATCAATGGGCATTGGACTTTGAGGGTAACAGAGATCGTATCATTACCAGTATCATTGAGGCCAAAAAATTAGGTGCTACGCTAAGAGTTGGACctgaattagaaatttGTGGATATGGCTGTTTAGACCATTTCTTAGAGAATGACTTATATGACCATTCGTGGGAAATGTATGGTCACATATTGACTAATCCAAACACTCAAGACATTTTGCTTGATGTTGGTATGCCAATTATACACAAATCCATTAAGTATAATTGTCGGTTACTCTCGTACAATGGGaagatattattaattagaCCAAAGCTTTACTTAGCAAATGACGGTAATTATAGAGAAATGAGGTATTTTACTCCTTGGAATAGACCTAAATACTATGAATCATTCCAATTGCCTAAAAATATTAGCTCTGTTACCGGACAATCCAACGTGACGTTCGGGGATTGTGTTATACAAACGTTGGAAACCACCCTAGGGGCCGAAACATgtgaagaattattcacTCCCCAGTCTCCTCATATTTCTATGGCGTTAGATGGGGTTGAAATCTTCACCAACTCATCCGGATCACATCATGAATTGAGAAAATTAGATACGAGATTACAGTTGATCACAGGGGCCACCAAAAAATGCGGTGGGGTCTACTTGTATGCTAATCAAAAGGGTTGCGATGGTGACAGGTTATACTATGATGGTTGTGCTTGTATTATTGTCAACGGTAAGGTCGTTGCGCAGGCATCTCAGTTTTCCCTTCGTGACGTTGAAGTTGTTTCAGCTACGATCGATCTAGATGACGTTAGGTCTTACCGTAACCAAAAGCTGTCTGCATTCCAATCTGTTTCTCAATCAGATTCAACAGTTTACCATCATATTCCTACTGACATCGAGTTGTCCCCAAATAGTAATGTTTTCAATCCAAATGTAAAACCTTCTCCTTACCGTGATATCAGATACCATCTAcctgaagaagaaatcgcATTAGGACCTGCTTGTTGGTTGTGGGATTACTTGAGAAGATCTAAATGTGCCGGGTATTTCTTGCCTTTAAGTGGAGGTATCGATTCTTGTGCTACTGCAGTTATTGTTCACCTGATGTGTAGATTAGTTGTTAAGTCTTGTGAAGAGGGCGATAAACAGGTTATTTCTGATATTCAATCTTTAACTCATGACCCAGAGTTTGTTCCGAAAACACCACAAGAAGTTGCTGGTAGGTTATTTTACACCAGTTTCATGGGTACTGAAAACTCTTCGAAAGAAACTAGATCGAGAGCTAAGGAGCTATCGGAAAAAGTTGGGTCTCATCATATCGATATGAACATGGACTCTTTGGTAAGCGCTGTTGTCTCCGTTTTTGAAGTTGCCACTGGTAAAAAACCAATTTTTAAGATATTTGGAGGTTCACAGACAGAGAATTTGGCATTACAGAATATTCAAGCTAGGTTACGTATGGTCTTGAGTTATCTTTTTGCTCAATTGTTGCCCTGGACTAGAAACATTTCAGGCGGTTTATTGGTTTTGGGAAGTGCTAATGTTGATGAATGTTTAAGAGGCTACTTGACTAAATATGATTGCTCTAGTGCCGATATCAATCCGATTGGAGGAATCTCCAAGACTGATTTGAAGAGATTTATCGATTGGGCTGACAAGAATTTCGAATTGCCTATATTACATGACTTCTTAACTGCAACTCCTACAGCCGAATTAGAGCCAATAACTCAAAACTACGTCCAAAGCGATGAAGTTGATATGGGTATGACTTATGATGAATTGTCCAGATTTGGTAGATTGCGTAAAGTCGATAAATGTGGTCCCATGGCAATGTTTATTAAATTGTATCATGAATGGTCCCAGCCACCGCTTAACTTGACTGCTGAACAGGTCGCGGAAAAGGTTAAGAGGTTTTGGTTTTTCTATGCCATTAACAGACATAAAATGACTACAATGACACCTTCCTATCATGCTGAACAATATTCTCCAGACGATAATAGATTCGATTTGAGACCATTTTTAATCAATCCTAGATTTCCATGGGCCAGtaagaaaattgatgaagcaGTCGATATAATAAACCAAAGGACTGAAGAAATTAAGAGAGCCAACCTAAGTGTTGATTAATATCTAAGTATAAATATGTACAATGACTTACTTGACTTAACTGTGCGCAATGTAGAAAAAACGAAAATTGATGGATGCAAAATCTACTATATAACAATTTTTATTCAGTTGACTTAACACTGGTGCTTAGTATTAAGATTTGGAACATATCAATGGGATTTATGGCATGCAAAGTACCATATTCTGCTGATTTTGGTCATAAAAGTAATTTTTCGAAATTTTTATTAGTTTTTTTATGAATTTCAGTTAATTCttacaataatataatgaactaataaaattagaaaaataatttcattgtaGGTTCATATTCAATCGTTGACGATAGatttaaatcatatatatattagcGGAAAGAAAGAACCCATACATTTTCTATAACTAATCATGAATCTTGCCACCCCACTTAGGGACAAAACCgaattctttcttcatgTATTCATTAGGAGAATCATTCCTCCTGACAAAATCAACGAGACTGATACTTATTTGCGTTGGTATgtcttcttgaataaaatgTCCCGTATTTTGGGTATTATTGAAGACTATTAACTGATATTTACCTTGCATTTGGCCAATGATTAAATTTGTATCTAAAGTCTCATGCCCGGACAAGACTAGCAATTTGGCTATATGTTGGGTTTTACCACAATTTATGAAATTCTCCGAAAGACCGGTAAACCAGGTTTCCCAGAATGGTTCAGTTTCTTGTAGATTGgttttccaaattaaaCCATTTGGACATTCACGTAGCAAGTCTGGGACACTGACGAGAGCTGATTCTTCGCTATGTAATAGGTGTGACTCTTTTATATGCCAATCGATTGCTTCTTGATAGTCACCGAATGTCGTTGGTCTTTTCCGAACGAACTGCGGCATTGCACTCAACGCCTTAATGGCAGTTTCTTCTACTATATCAAGCACGATTAAACCCTTGAATTTGTAGGCATTATCCGGATTGGCCACAAGGTAGCTTGTCAAAACCGATCCACCTAAAGAATGGcctaataaataaatagaaGACCTTAGTGCATGTTTGGCATGGAATTCATCTATTATAAATTCACAGTCGTTCGTTATCGTGGCTAACGAATAATCAGGTGGAATCGTTGTAGATGAATCACCATGACCTCGCATATCGTAAGTGAATAATCCTGGATATTCGTTGTTCTTGCCATATTCGTTATCTAACGATTGTGCCAATTTGCAAAATGTCATCGAGGAGGAACCTGCTCCATGGTGACATATGAATATGGGTGCATTGGAAGATGATGGCGGCTTGAAATATGTTTGGAATCGGACACCTGATCTTGGATCCGTATAGATATCAGCTATCGGAAACACGTCTCTTTTAGTATCATTATATGTTTCCCGTATATGTCCGTGACGCTCTTCATTTATATCGGTTCTTAGTTCATTTGGAGGTTGAGGTGTTGGGCTGAAATAATTAGAATTAGATTCAGATTCATCAGGGTCTTCAGAAAGCAGAGATAATCCAAAGGCcctttcttgttcttttaTCTTCTTGAGGAATTGTTTATGGAGGCCTGACATTCCAGTTTAAAAAAGCAGGGTATaaacaataacaatttATGCTCGATCTCAGATGAGCTGAAATATTTCTGTCAAAAAGAattacaatataatataaatacaaaCGAAGTTCAGCATGTCTGATATGATACCGACCTTCAGAAATATGGCTATTGCCTTATTCATTGGATACCGAGCTATGATAAACAATGAAACGCCAGTTGCATGTATTTTAGTTTCCAGAAGTacaaatcaaattttaaGTATAGGGTATAATGATACTAATCGGTCGCTAAATGGTACGAGACATGCCGAATTCATAGCTATAGACAAGGTGATGAGTCAAATTCCAGTACACGATAGATCTGATATTGCTAAGATTCAGGGATTTTTTGGTGATGTAATATTGTATGTGACAGTAGAACCATGCATAATGTGTGCATCGGCATTGAAACAGATTGGGATAGGCTACGTGGTCTATGGATGTGGAAACGATAGATTTGGAGGAAACGGAACAATTTTGAGTATCCATcaagataaaatcaataagGCGTATCAAAGCTATGGAGGGGTCTTAAGAACAGAGGCCGTTCAGTTACTAAGAAACTTTTACATTCAAGAGAATGATTCGGCACCGAACCCCAAGATtaagaaaaataaagaGCTAGAAAATAAAGAGTACCCTCCTAATTTAGACTTTAAAGAGTATTTGTCGCCAGAAGAGTTTACTGAATTCTTCGGAGACGAAAGGTTTGCTGCATCATATGATAACAGAGGACGTGAATTAACTCCCGTTCTCAACCATGGATATACATTAAGAGATATACTACATATAGAGGACCTACTTGCGGTATCTGAGTTGAAGGAAATGTATCAAGAGAAGGACTTTGAGGACAAGCTAGAAAATgatttgcaaaatttctATGGATTGTTTTAcgatattgatgaagaaggcaaagttgatttcaataagaTAATAACCAAAATTGACCAAATCGCCCAGATTAATCCAGCTGACCCAGCTGACCCGGTTAATCAAGTGATCCAAGTTGATGGCTTCACTACAGACTTAGACTGTAAGAAGAGGAAACTAAATAAATGAGgcaaaaatattaatacacATCATTGGAATGTACCACAATAATATTATCCTTACAACACTAACGCTAATATCTGCTTAGGTTCGAATAATTAACAGATATGCTGCACTTAAACTGTATTTTTGCATCAACTAATAACAATATCTTCTGTACGCATATAATAACGCATTATCATAGACAGTAATAATAAGACTAAACAATAGATCTATAGACCTAGTCTACCAACCAAAAGTATCGCAACCTGTGTACTTTCATGGATATTTATACAACATTAGTAGTTAATTGTGCTTCTGGCATATTGCGACATTCGTTGATACTAAAATAAATGTCGGGCAgctttaaaattatcatcttaagaatcttcttcttcattcatTATGGATGAGTCAGACGAGGAATATATCGCTCCTCAACATACAGCTGCTGATACACCGAGTGGAGTCCCATCAAATGAAGCTAGCCAAAAAGAATCGCTGGTACCGGCAGATGGTGTTTCAAAGCGGACCAGATCGAGTGGCATGACCCACCAACCTCGAAGTGGTGCAGTAGGTGACTTGAAAAGTTCAAACGGTGGATATGCATGGGAAGATGAATACCAAAGACCGTGGGATATTGTGAAGGATGATGAGGATGGCCGTTCGCTTGAGACCATTATTCAAACTATGATTGAAAATaggaagaaaaaaatcatGAGAAACCCAACTACTCCATTTCAAAGAGGTATCATCAGGACATTAGTTGTGATAATTGATGGTTCACTGGTTATGCTGGAGAAAGATTTAAGGCCTACGAGGTTTTCGATGATGTTATCGTTATTACAGGAATTTGTCgtagaatattttgatcaGAATCCTATATCTCAATTAGGTATAATCATGATGCGTAATGGGGTATCAAACCTCATTAGTGAGGTGAATGGTCTGCCACAATACCATTTGGATAAGATAAGACAATTGAAAAGTCGACAgcataataaatatgagCCAAAGGGTGATCCTTCTTTACAAAATGCATTGGAGATGGCAAGGTCTTTATTGATGTACAATTTTGGTACGAATTTAAACGACACTAAAAATTCTAAGGAAatcttaataatatttggaGCATTATTTACAAGTGACCCTGGTGATATTCATAAAACAATTAATAGCTTAGTAaaagatgaaatcaaaGTCAAAGTCATTGGGCTATCGGCTCAGGTAGCTATCTGCCAAGAATTGgttaataaaacaaataacCCAGGTAAATCGAATACTTTTTGGTCTGCGGGCGGTAATAATTATGGTGTGATTATGAATGAAATTCACTTCAGAGAGCTATTAATGGATTGTGTGATTCCTCTTCCTGTCACTACGAATGCCGTGATAGACGAaaacaattcaaaagaagTACCGATAATTAAAATGGGATTTCCGCTGAAAATTCAGCCTGTTATCACATCTTCTACGTCAAACTTATCTGTCGATTTTCCGCAATTATGTGCATGCCATCCAACTCAAGATTCTCTTGAATCAAAAAATAACGATCCAACAGCAACACTTGGAACAAGAAGTGTAATTGGTTATGAATGTCCTCAATGTAATAATAAGGTTTGCCATTTGCCTACAATTTGTCCAATATGTGGGCTTATGCTAATTCTCTCTACACATTTGGCAAGAtcatatcatcatttggTACCATTAGGAGATTACAAAGAAGTTCCAGTCAGTGAATCATACAGTAGTACATATTGTTATGGATGTTTACTTAAATTCCCTAGTGGAATTAAAAACACAGATGTGAATGAAGACGGTAAAACTAAAATGGATTCCCTTACAAGTTCTAGATACCGTTGTGGAAAATGTCAAAATGATTTCTGCATCGATTGTGATGTTTTTGTTCATGAGAGTTTACATAACTGCCCTGGTTGCGAGaataaatagaataataaataaaacaCGCTATTTTCCATTGGTATTTGTAGTCATTCGACGACCTTGTAATACGAAATAATACGAAATGATACATTTAAGATAAAAAGACTGCACTAAAATATACAAGATAAAAGGTAAATGGTTACTTATTTTCCACCCCAGGCAGAGCCATTGCCCCAAGAACTTTTTCCGcctttattagaattaccCCAGGTAGAATTCCCTCCCCAGGTGGAAGAACCTCCATTCTTTGAATTGCTACCCCAGGTAGAAGcattaccattattattacccCATGCTGAAGCACCTCCGGCGTTACCGCCCCACGTGGAAGCATTTCCTGAATTGTAAGCTGGTGTTTTACCTCCTCCCCAAGATGATTGAGCACCACCACTACCCCAAGCAGTTGCACCACCACCGACTGAAGGAGTTGCACCACCACTACCCCAGGATGATTTACCACCAGATGAAAAGGCAGGAGTTTTAGCAGGTTGATTGAACGAAGCACCACCAAAATTACCTGAAGGATTGGAATTACCAGGACCTGATGAAGCACCAATAAATCTTAAGTATGGGATTGCCTCACCACGGACCAAAACACTCAACAGGTTTTTGGTTACCTTGATCTTCTTGGATTTGGTGTGTAATTCTATTCTAGCGTAAACTTCATCAGCTTCAGTAACTTTACCCATTAAACCTTTATAGTTTCCGCTGTTGACAAGAACATCcttatatatcaatttatcACGACCACCGACACGGGTTTTTAAACCGGCATTAGCGATTGGGTTGGGTAATTTTAAGTTTGGATTCATGCGGTTTAAGTCTGGGCCTAAACTCTTGGATACAATCGAGTCTTTCGTGGTAATTGTACTAACGTTCATACAGTTAGTTACGAACACACccaaattttccaaaatttcattcaGCTTTATGAATAACGaatttttgtaaatatGTAAAATTGCCCCTTCTCTCTTCTTATCACCTAGAACTTCTTTGACCGTATCCCCAATTTTAACAGTAGAACCATTTCTATCCGTTGCAATCTGTTCACGACGACTTAATTCCAACTTTGATGCAATACCGGCTGGGTTTACAGACATCAATCTTCCCTCAGATGTAAGAACCTCAAATGAGCTCTTTTCAGCCTTAACAATGACCCCAACGGTTGAAACATTAAGTTGTACCAAATCATTCAAGTCGTATTTTCCACCTGTAACATCGGTATTCAGTGAAGCATCAGTTGCTTTGATTAAGTAGTTAGCGAAAACTCTGACATCCTGCTTCGTTTGGTCACTTAAAAGAATTACCGAATCATTGTCAATTTTAATAACCAAACCGGTCTCATCAGAATGCTTACCTTCGATAACTCTGACATGATCACCCGCACTAAAAAGTTTTCTTAAATCATTGGCAGGAACAGTCAATCTTTGGTTCACGAACTTAGGATCACCACTATCTGTAACTAAAATCGTAATTTCATTTAAGGAAGTACTTAAAACTTTACCAATTGTTTTCGCTTGTTCACCACGGCGAATTTCAACTTTATCACCAGGTTGGAAAGCACTAGAACGTCCTGCGCCTTCcgaattatttttatttttcaaagatgCAGCAATGGCAGCAAGGTCTAAACCATCTTCCTCCGGATCACCTGTTTGGAAACGatccaattcttccaattttGGATGAACGTCTTTAGTTTGAATGAATTGTAATTTAAAGTCCTTGAAGAGAAAACCTTCGTTGTATTCTTCCCCACGGTAGATGAATGCACGAGGACCTCTACCACTCTGTAAATACTCACCATCATACATTCTAGCTTCTTGTTCGCTAAAAAGACGGGGGATAGGCTTAGTTTTCAGTCTGATTCTTTTGCCGTCTTTATCAAAGTCGTCATTCTTACCATAGTCTAAACGAGGTACCAACTTACAACGAACGTCCAAACCATTTTCTGATAAATTATCCACGATAGCAAGGTCATTCTTATATTTACCACGGGTGATTCTCACATAAATACCTGGAACAATTTCAACATCAGAGGATTTCACTTGCTTAAGCAAATCTGGATATTCACGGACAGGAACCAATAACCTTTGTTTAGCATATATGTTCACCATACCCGTCAAGGCTCTCTCGATTGCCTCTGGCTTCTTAGCTtcgatatatatataaccCTTGAAGGAATCTCTTTGGAATACAGTCAAGATTTCCAATGGGTTCAGTCTTGCCAAAGTCCTCTTCTTTTCGTACAATTTACGAACCAAGTCCTTTTCACGACCCGGGGTACATCTAATAGCATAGATGGCTGGATCGTTAATAGAAGGCATCAATAACTTCTGCGATACGGTACCACTCGCAGTGGTGTCACCCCTATACACAGTATGGGTCTTACGATAACGTTGTTTCAAGGTCTCCGCTAAAACTTCTGCGTCTTGGTCCTCGGCCTCTTGACGACGACGGTCGAATTGTCTGTGAAGCCTATCGTCCTGGTGTTCTCCAGCACTGTCCTTACCATCCATGGTCTCAACACGGCTATCATCTGCAATAAATTGCTCTCTCAATAAttctgcttcttcatcgtcttcGTCCAtctcatcttcttcttcgtcgtcCACTTCGgcttcaatatcaataaactGATTAGCccctcttcttctctttctcttaTTTGAACttacttcttcttcatcttcgtcttcatcttcatcctcGTCGTTCTCATCGTCATTTTCGTCGTCGTTTGCCTCATCACCATTATCTTGCTGTTCCGCACCTTCACCgctattattaattaatgcCTGATCATTTTCGGTAGGCACCTTACTTTCTCCTTCCTCAGAATCTTCCAACAGACGCTTTGAACCTATAGAATATTCTTCCTCAGCGCTTCTcttattttcttccttctcttcttcttcttcatcgatGTCATTTTGATCTCTATCTTGAACTTCATATGCTCCTCCAGCGGTCGAATTATCAGGATGTTCATGTTTGATCACATCATCAGAGGATGTTGTGATTCTGTTTTCCTCTTCAGacattattataatctCTTTTAATGATTGATTTGCTGATAATGAACACTATATTTCCTCTAGTTGTGTTGtattaaaaattaattcaacaatCCATATAATCGGTAAAGTGACACAAAAATGCAAAAACTGGCCAAAAAGTTGTTGCAGGTTTCCtgttaatgataatagtGGGTGTTGGAGGAACTATGGGTAAATGTGGGAAACGGAAGGTTAGTTAAGATGAAGAGATATAAGGGAGGGCGATGGAGAAAAAAAGCCGTAGAAAAAGGGGAGAATCAGGCGAAATGTGAGAATTGCACCCATTTATATCGTTGAGAGGATTATAGTATTGTCGTATTTTTTGGGAGTGTTGTAGTACTTTGGGTTGTAATGGAGAGTATTGGttggaaatgaagaagGAAGGGAATGCTTATTGGAAAGGGATATTAATTGGGGAACGGAATATTTATTAGGGGTGTAAGTCTGTATTCAAGATTGAAAAGTACTGATGAGAAAAGATAATCGATGCACCGAAAACTAGCCACAACTACTGGAAACTACTGGAAACTACTGGAGAGCAGCAACATACTGTCGACCGTGAGTATGCCGCATACTCTTTGTTGCATAGGTTCCTAAGTGGTAGGCAGCCAGTATCATGCTTTTCTGGCTCAGTTATAGAGTCATAAAGTCGTACTCATAGAGTCATAATCGTAGCCATAGTCGTAAAGTCATGTCGTAAAGTTATAGTCGTAGCCATACTCATACTCATATTCATTCTCAGTCCCCTACTCAAACAGTCCGTTACGCAATACAGCAGATGGTTTAAATTACCATCCTCACCAATACCTCAAAGCCATCGCCGATCATTCATCGGCATCTCGTTCACTAAGCCTCCATATGTCCGTATTACCAATAATGCCTGCTCAGCACGTCAAAATTGCGTTATCTATGTAAAAATCATACTGCGCACGATGCCGTTGGATGGCCGATGCCATCGAGTAATTTTTTTAGTTGATCATACTATCAACTCTTAAACAAACACCATCATCTAGTATAAAAATGTCACAAGTTGAAATCAGCGAACTCGCCAAGGAGATCAGAGCTTCATTAAAgcaatttccaaatttcCCAAGTGAAGGAATTTTATTCGAAGACTTTTTGCCAGTTTTCACCAAACCGGACTTATTCCAAAAATTGGTCAGAGCATTCCAATTGCACGTTGGTGAACAAAAAGTGGATTATGTTGTCGGTTTAGAAAGTAGAGGGTTCCTTTTCGGACCTACTTTGGCTTTGGCTTTGGGTGCTGGGTTTGTTCCAGTCAGAAAGGCAGGTAAATTACCAGGCCCAGTGTTCACGGCCGAATTCCAAAAGGAATACGGTAGTGACAAATTCCAAATCCAAAAAGATGTGATCGAAGAGGGAGCCAAGGTTTTGATTGTCGATGATATTTTGGCTACCGGTGGTAGTGCGTCAAGTGCCGGTGAATTGGTCAAGCAGACCGGTGGTGATATCGTTGAATACTTATTTGTCATGGAATTAGACTTCTTGAACGGCAGAGATAAGTTGGACAAGCCTGCATTCACCTTATTGAGTGGACAGGCTGAAAAGTTGCAGAATTAGACGGGCTCTTGGTGCTCGTCTCTGTTGTGCGGTTTTGCTGATTGTAGAGTTAGACATCCAATGAATATactttattaataatatatatatgaagaGTAGGTATATACCCGACTATTATAGAAAGACCCACGTCGTACATATGCTGTATCCGCACACATATTGTTGTCTTAGTCGATAAAAAATCATCCACTCTTGAAGATTAAAAATGCTAATTGGCCAATGTAGAAATATGTGAAAAAACCTTGCTCATGCGTCACATAAGACCCAAAACTCTTTCCAACGATTACATGCCATGTGGCTCCGTACAACTGatctaattctttcttcaaatatgtGGCTATATCCTTTTCAATCTTATAATTTGAAACTGCCTCATTGGATAACTCGAAGATCCTAGTTTGCATCTCCTCTGGCAAATCTGATGCCTTTAAAATCGCTGTTTTTGTTAGTGGATTCCTCATACATCACTGTCCTTCCATACGTACGTTCTTGTTCTTTCTCTGACATCTTGATAATGTTCTatgaatcaatatttacaaaatcTGGTGATTGTTTATCAGTTTTTACTATCGCATTTTGTGTAAATACACATAAGCAGGTCCATAGTAGTGAAATATTTAGTACCCGATACCCAGAGGTCGTATGGAGGTCAATGGCACGTTAAGACTTACATACTTATATACCCCATTAGTCATCCTACATAATTACCGTTTTACATCATACAAAATGGGAGGCAGATGGCTTGTGAAAGGTACGATGGCCATTTTGACTTAGTTTTGAACTCAGTTGGcttttttcaatatgaTATCTCgctttttgaaattctcTATAGGTAACTGCAATGGGTGAAACGTTGCATACAATGTGGACTGAAGCACA
Protein-coding regions in this window:
- a CDS encoding DEHA2A01584p (similar to uniprot|P47058 Saccharomyces cerevisiae YJL035c TAD2 tRNA-specific adenosine deaminase 2) yields the protein MSDMIPTFRNMAIALFIGYRAMINNETPVACILVSRSTNQILSIGYNDTNRSLNGTRHAEFIAIDKVMSQIPVHDRSDIAKIQGFFGDVILYVTVEPCIMCASALKQIGIGYVVYGCGNDRFGGNGTILSIHQDKINKAYQSYGGVLRTEAVQLLRNFYIQENDSAPNPKIKKNKELENKEYPPNLDFKEYLSPEEFTEFFGDERFAASYDNRGRELTPVLNHGYTLRDILHIEDLLAVSELKEMYQEKDFEDKLENDLQNFYGLFYDIDEEGKVDFNKIITKIDQIAQINPADPADPVNQVIQVDGFTTDLDCKKRKLNK
- a CDS encoding DEHA2A01562p (weakly similar to uniprot|P38796 Saccharomyces cerevisiae YHR075C PPE1 Protein with carboxyl methyl esterase activity that may have a role in demethylation of the phosphoprotein phosphatase catalytic subunit), translated to MSGLHKQFLKKIKEQERAFGLSSLSEDPDESESNSNYFSPTPQPPNELRTDINEERHGHIRETYNDTKRDVFPIADIYTDPRSGVRFQTYFKPPSSSNAPIFICHHGAGSSSMTFCKLAQSLDNEYGKNNEYPGLFTYDMRGHGDSSTTIPPDYSLATITNDCEFIIDEFHAKHALRSSIYLLGHSLGGSVLTSYLVANPDNAYKFKGLIVLDIVEETAIKALSAMPQFVRKRPTTFGDYQEAIDWHIKESHLLHSEESALVSVPDLLRECPNGLIWKTNLQETEPFWETWFTGLSENFINCGKTQHIAKLLVLSGHETLDTNLIIGQMQGKYQLIVFNNTQNTGHFIQEDIPTQISISLVDFVRRNDSPNEYMKKEFGFVPKWGGKIHD
- a CDS encoding DEHA2A01606p (similar to uniprot|Q04673 Saccharomyces cerevisiae YLR005W SSL1 Component of RNA polymerase transcription factor TFIIH), with the translated sequence MDESDEEYIAPQHTAADTPSGVPSNEASQKESSVPADGVSKRTRSSGMTHQPRSGAVGDLKSSNGGYAWEDEYQRPWDIVKDDEDGRSLETIIQTMIENRKKKIMRNPTTPFQRGIIRTLVVIIDGSSVMSEKDLRPTRFSMMLSLLQEFVVEYFDQNPISQLGIIMMRNGVSNLISEVNGSPQYHLDKIRQLKSRQHNKYEPKGDPSLQNALEMARSLLMYNFGTNLNDTKNSKEILIIFGALFTSDPGDIHKTINSLVKDEIKVKVIGLSAQVAICQELVNKTNNPGKSNTFWSAGGNNYGVIMNEIHFRELLMDCVIPLPVTTNAVIDENNSKEVPIIKMGFPSKIQPVITSSTSNLSVDFPQLCACHPTQDSLESKNNDPTATLGTRSVIGYECPQCNNKVCHLPTICPICGLMLILSTHLARSYHHLVPLGDYKEVPVSESYSSTYCYGCLLKFPSGIKNTDVNEDGKTKMDSLTSSRYRCGKCQNDFCIDCDVFVHESLHNCPGCENK
- a CDS encoding DEHA2A01540p (highly similar to uniprot|P38795 Saccharomyces cerevisiae YHR074W QNS1 Glutamine-dependent NAD(+) synthetase) is translated as MGHYITLATCNLNQWALDFEGNRDRIITSIIEAKKLGATLRVGPELEICGYGCLDHFLENDLYDHSWEMYGHILTNPNTQDILLDVGMPIIHKSIKYNCRLLSYNGKILLIRPKLYLANDGNYREMRYFTPWNRPKYYESFQLPKNISSVTGQSNVTFGDCVIQTLETTLGAETCEELFTPQSPHISMALDGVEIFTNSSGSHHELRKLDTRLQLITGATKKCGGVYLYANQKGCDGDRLYYDGCACIIVNGKVVAQASQFSLRDVEVVSATIDLDDVRSYRNQKSSAFQSVSQSDSTVYHHIPTDIELSPNSNVFNPNVKPSPYRDIRYHLPEEEIALGPACWLWDYLRRSKCAGYFLPLSGGIDSCATAVIVHSMCRLVVKSCEEGDKQVISDIQSLTHDPEFVPKTPQEVAGRLFYTSFMGTENSSKETRSRAKELSEKVGSHHIDMNMDSLVSAVVSVFEVATGKKPIFKIFGGSQTENLALQNIQARLRMVLSYLFAQLLPWTRNISGGLLVLGSANVDECLRGYLTKYDCSSADINPIGGISKTDLKRFIDWADKNFELPILHDFLTATPTAELEPITQNYVQSDEVDMGMTYDELSRFGRLRKVDKCGPMAMFIKLYHEWSQPPLNLTAEQVAEKVKRFWFFYAINRHKMTTMTPSYHAEQYSPDDNRFDLRPFLINPRFPWASKKIDEAVDIINQRTEEIKRANLSVD
- a CDS encoding DEHA2A01628p (similar to uniprot|P27692 Saccharomyces cerevisiae YML010w SPT5 transcription elongation protein singleton), whose amino-acid sequence is MSEEENRITTSSDDVIKHEHPDNSTAGGAYEVQDRDQNDIDEEEEEKEENKRSAEEEYSIGSKRSLEDSEEGESKVPTENDQALINNSGEGAEQQDNGDEANDDENDDENDEDEDEDEDEEEVSSNKRKRRRGANQFIDIEAEVDDEEEDEMDEDDEEAELLREQFIADDSRVETMDGKDSAGEHQDDRLHRQFDRRRQEAEDQDAEVLAETLKQRYRKTHTVYRGDTTASGTVSQKLLMPSINDPAIYAIRCTPGREKDLVRKLYEKKRTLARSNPLEILTVFQRDSFKGYIYIEAKKPEAIERALTGMVNIYAKQRLLVPVREYPDLLKQVKSSDVEIVPGIYVRITRGKYKNDLAIVDNLSENGLDVRCKLVPRLDYGKNDDFDKDGKRIRSKTKPIPRLFSEQEARMYDGEYLQSGRGPRAFIYRGEEYNEGFLFKDFKLQFIQTKDVHPKLEELDRFQTGDPEEDGLDLAAIAASLKNKNNSEGAGRSSAFQPGDKVEIRRGEQAKTIGKVLSTSLNEITILVTDSGDPKFVNQRLTVPANDLRKLFSAGDHVRVIEGKHSDETGLVIKIDNDSVILLSDQTKQDVRVFANYLIKATDASSNTDVTGGKYDLNDLVQLNVSTVGVIVKAEKSSFEVLTSEGRLMSVNPAGIASKLELSRREQIATDRNGSTVKIGDTVKEVLGDKKREGAILHIYKNSLFIKSNEILENLGVFVTNCMNVSTITTKDSIVSKSLGPDLNRMNPNLKLPNPIANAGLKTRVGGRDKLIYKDVLVNSGNYKGLMGKVTEADEVYARIELHTKSKKIKVTKNSLSVLVRGEAIPYLRFIGASSGPGNSNPSGNFGGASFNQPAKTPAFSSGGKSSWGSGGATPSVGGGATAWGSGGAQSSWGGGKTPAYNSGNASTWGGNAGGASAWGNNNGNASTWGSNSKNGGSSTWGGNSTWGNSNKGGKSSWGNGSAWGGK